The Breoghania sp. genome has a segment encoding these proteins:
- a CDS encoding efflux RND transporter permease subunit, translating to MSRFFIGRPIFAAVLAIVVMLGGAMALFNLPVSQYPEISPTTVRISATYTGADAQTVENTVTKVIEKGMTGIDYLDYMTSTSSATGRVSITLTFTNEADADVAQMQVQNKLQLVQNQLPQAVTETGISVTKSSDNFMMVIGFVSEDGTLTNTDLADWIDSNIEDRLSRLPGVGSTRLFGAEYSMRIWLDPAKLHKYALMPSDVTAAIRAQNTQVSAGQLGAKPQVDGQALNVTLTAKSRLQTVDQFENIILKSATNGSLVRLNDVARVEVGASSYNTKSTFNGKPSAGLAVYLATGANAISTAQAVGQVIDDIRPTLPAGTQVVFPYDTTPFVEMSIEKVMHTLVEAIVLVFLVMFVFLQNFRATLIPTLAVPVVLLGTFGMLAFLGYSINTLTMFAMVLAIGLLVDDAIVVVENVERVMEEEGLGPREATIKSMQEITSALIGITLVLGAVFTPMSFMGGSVGVIYRQFSVTIITAMALSVAVALILTPALCATILKAPNSEAKKRGFFGLFNRGFDRASESYTGGVRSTIRRPTPYLIAFGGIIALVVYLFTLVPGSFLPEEDQGILITSIQLPQGATEPQTDAVIERVRKHYLEDESAYVDGVMSVIGFGFGGEGQNVGIMFVRLKDFDLRKDKNAGAQAIAMRAMREFSTYADARVFALAPPAIPGFGASSGFDLYLQDAAGRGHDALIAARNELLGKAAQSPLLTGTRPNGMEDTAQYHIDIDDEKASAYSISLSDIDNTLSTAWGGTYVNDFVYETRIKSVRVQGDAKFRMQPEDIDKWYVRNTEGDMVPFSAFAKGRWIYGSPRLERFNGLSGVQIKGAAAPGVSSGQAMDEIERIIGTLPEGFTFEWVGLSAQEKIAGNQAAFLYGISVLVVFLSLAALYESWSVPFSVMLVVPIGVLGALGFALLFGQANDVYFKVGMLTTIGLATRNAILIVEFAMEWQERGKDVVSATLEAARQRLRPILMTSFAFILGVTPLAIATGAGSGSQNAIGIAVMGGMIASTLLAVFFAPLLFVMVRRVFPGKPRGGGAPQTKAEG from the coding sequence ATGTCGCGCTTTTTCATCGGGCGGCCCATTTTCGCCGCCGTGCTCGCGATTGTCGTGATGCTCGGCGGCGCGATGGCGCTGTTCAATCTTCCGGTATCGCAATACCCTGAAATCTCGCCGACGACGGTGCGGATTTCCGCCACCTATACGGGGGCGGATGCACAGACGGTCGAGAACACGGTCACGAAAGTGATCGAAAAGGGCATGACCGGCATCGACTATCTCGACTACATGACGTCGACTTCGTCGGCTACGGGGCGCGTGTCCATCACGCTCACCTTCACCAATGAAGCCGATGCCGACGTCGCCCAGATGCAGGTTCAGAACAAGCTCCAGCTTGTCCAGAACCAGCTGCCACAGGCGGTCACGGAAACCGGGATCTCGGTCACCAAGTCCTCCGACAACTTCATGATGGTCATTGGTTTCGTCTCCGAAGACGGGACGCTGACCAACACCGACCTCGCGGACTGGATCGACAGCAATATCGAGGATCGGCTGAGCCGTCTGCCGGGCGTCGGTTCCACGCGCCTGTTCGGTGCCGAATACTCCATGCGGATATGGCTGGATCCGGCCAAGCTTCACAAATATGCGCTCATGCCGAGCGACGTGACGGCTGCGATCCGCGCCCAGAACACGCAGGTTTCCGCAGGCCAGCTCGGCGCGAAACCGCAGGTTGACGGTCAGGCGCTCAATGTGACGCTGACGGCCAAGAGCCGTCTCCAGACCGTCGATCAGTTTGAGAACATCATCCTCAAGAGCGCCACGAACGGTTCGCTCGTGCGTCTCAACGATGTTGCGCGCGTGGAAGTGGGTGCATCGAGCTACAACACCAAGTCGACCTTCAACGGCAAGCCCTCCGCCGGTCTGGCGGTCTATCTGGCAACCGGCGCGAATGCGATCAGCACCGCGCAGGCGGTTGGCCAGGTCATCGACGATATCCGGCCGACCTTGCCGGCGGGAACCCAGGTCGTGTTCCCCTATGACACGACCCCGTTCGTGGAAATGTCGATCGAGAAGGTGATGCACACGCTGGTGGAAGCCATCGTGCTTGTCTTCCTCGTGATGTTCGTCTTCCTGCAGAACTTCCGCGCGACGCTGATCCCCACGCTCGCCGTTCCGGTGGTGCTTCTGGGCACTTTCGGCATGCTGGCGTTCCTCGGGTACTCCATCAACACGCTCACGATGTTCGCCATGGTGCTGGCCATCGGCCTGCTGGTCGATGACGCCATCGTCGTGGTGGAGAATGTCGAACGCGTGATGGAGGAGGAGGGGCTTGGTCCGCGCGAGGCGACGATCAAGTCCATGCAGGAAATCACCAGCGCGCTGATCGGCATCACGCTCGTTCTGGGCGCGGTCTTCACGCCCATGTCCTTCATGGGCGGGTCGGTCGGTGTCATCTACCGCCAGTTTTCCGTCACCATCATCACCGCAATGGCACTCTCGGTGGCGGTGGCGCTGATCCTGACCCCGGCTTTGTGCGCGACAATCCTCAAGGCCCCCAATTCGGAAGCCAAGAAGCGCGGCTTTTTCGGTCTGTTCAACCGGGGCTTCGACAGGGCTTCGGAGAGCTATACCGGTGGTGTGCGCAGCACGATCCGTCGACCAACGCCATACCTGATTGCCTTTGGTGGCATCATCGCGCTGGTTGTCTATCTCTTCACTCTGGTGCCGGGCTCGTTCCTGCCGGAAGAGGACCAGGGCATTCTGATCACCTCGATCCAGTTGCCCCAGGGCGCGACCGAACCGCAGACGGATGCTGTGATCGAGCGCGTACGCAAGCACTATCTCGAAGATGAAAGCGCCTATGTCGACGGTGTCATGAGCGTCATCGGCTTCGGGTTCGGTGGCGAAGGCCAGAATGTCGGCATCATGTTCGTGCGCCTGAAGGACTTCGACCTTCGCAAGGACAAGAACGCCGGGGCACAGGCCATCGCCATGCGCGCGATGCGGGAGTTCAGCACCTATGCGGATGCGCGGGTCTTCGCTCTGGCGCCGCCTGCCATTCCCGGCTTCGGCGCCAGCAGTGGCTTCGACCTCTATCTGCAGGATGCGGCCGGGCGTGGCCACGATGCGCTCATCGCGGCGCGCAATGAATTGCTTGGCAAGGCGGCCCAGAGCCCGCTTCTGACGGGTACGCGCCCCAATGGCATGGAAGACACCGCCCAGTATCACATCGACATCGATGACGAGAAGGCGAGCGCCTATTCGATCTCGCTGTCCGATATCGACAACACGCTGTCGACCGCGTGGGGCGGGACCTATGTCAACGACTTCGTCTATGAAACACGGATCAAGTCGGTGCGTGTGCAGGGCGATGCGAAGTTCCGCATGCAGCCGGAGGACATCGACAAATGGTATGTGCGCAATACCGAAGGCGACATGGTTCCGTTCTCCGCCTTTGCGAAGGGGCGCTGGATCTACGGCTCTCCGCGGCTTGAACGCTTCAACGGATTGTCCGGTGTTCAGATCAAGGGTGCGGCTGCACCCGGCGTGAGCTCCGGGCAGGCGATGGACGAAATCGAGCGGATCATTGGCACGTTGCCGGAAGGGTTCACCTTCGAATGGGTCGGGCTTTCGGCTCAGGAAAAGATCGCGGGCAATCAGGCCGCCTTCCTCTATGGGATCTCGGTCCTGGTGGTGTTCCTGTCGCTGGCTGCGCTCTATGAAAGCTGGAGCGTCCCGTTCTCGGTCATGCTGGTGGTTCCCATCGGCGTTCTGGGCGCGCTCGGTTTCGCCCTTCTGTTCGGGCAAGCCAACGACGTCTACTTCAAGGTGGGCATGCTGACGACCATCGGTCTGGCGACACGAAATGCGATCCTGATCGTGGAGTTCGCCATGGAGTGGCAGGAGCGCGGCAAGGACGTGGTGTCTGCGACGCTTGAAGCCGCGCGCCAGCGTCTGCGTCCGATCCTGATGACCTCTTTCGCCTTCATCCTCGGTGTGACGCCGCTGGCGATCGCGACGGGCGCGGGCTCGGGCAGTCAGAACGCCATCGGCATCGCGGTGATGGGCGGCATGATCGCTTCCACGCTTCTGGCGGTGTTCTTCGCGCCTCTGCTCTTCGTCATGGTGCGCCGGGTCTTCCCCGGCAAGCCGCGGGGAGGGGGCGCGCCTCAGACCAAGGCAGAAGGCTGA
- a CDS encoding PilZ domain-containing protein, whose product MDGENRRKSHRRRMLQGGKIVYGRSALLIDCMIRDLSEEGARLKVSNARDVPDNIRLFNSGEKTIIDAKVMWRSPREVGVQFNGQFQSVIDDPDPKIRNLRFND is encoded by the coding sequence ATGGATGGCGAGAACCGTCGTAAATCACATCGCAGACGCATGCTTCAGGGCGGAAAGATCGTCTATGGACGCAGCGCGCTCCTGATCGATTGCATGATCCGCGATCTTTCTGAAGAAGGCGCCCGTCTCAAGGTCTCCAACGCCCGCGATGTGCCCGACAACATCCGACTGTTCAACAGCGGCGAGAAAACAATCATCGACGCAAAGGTCATGTGGCGCTCGCCGCGCGAGGTCGGTGTGCAGTTTAACGGGCAGTTTCAGTCGGTCATCGACGACCCCGATCCGAAGATCCGCAACCTCCGCTTCAACGATTAA
- a CDS encoding GNAT family N-acetyltransferase, which produces MADGEKRACAELRALRAQEISPTSQLLALNNAHATELSFLESDEMQAMIGEACVALCTDDGSAFLLAFDQAADYSSPNFLWFRERFDRFVYVDRICVAPEQRGRGIARRFYEAVFEHARTSGVGRVVCEVNEDPPNPASDAFHAALGFKEVGSASLGDRGKRVRYFERTV; this is translated from the coding sequence ATGGCTGACGGCGAAAAGCGCGCTTGTGCGGAGCTCCGCGCTTTGCGGGCACAGGAAATCTCCCCGACATCGCAGTTATTGGCGCTTAACAATGCTCATGCAACGGAGCTGAGCTTTCTGGAAAGCGACGAGATGCAGGCGATGATCGGCGAGGCGTGCGTGGCGTTGTGCACCGATGACGGATCCGCGTTCCTGCTGGCATTCGATCAGGCGGCCGATTACAGCAGCCCGAACTTTCTCTGGTTCCGGGAGCGTTTCGACAGGTTCGTCTATGTGGACCGGATCTGTGTCGCGCCCGAGCAGCGCGGCCGTGGCATCGCGCGGCGCTTCTATGAGGCCGTCTTCGAGCATGCGCGCACAAGCGGCGTGGGCCGGGTCGTTTGCGAAGTCAACGAAGACCCGCCCAACCCGGCCTCGGATGCGTTTCACGCCGCGCTTGGCTTCAAGGAGGTCGGCTCCGCATCTCTGGGAGATCGCGGCAAGCGCGTGCGCTATTTCGAACGGACCGTGTGA
- a CDS encoding efflux RND transporter periplasmic adaptor subunit, with translation MVVGVMTMHPQTVAITAELPGRTSASLVAEVRPQVGGIITKRLFKEGSAVKAGDVLYEIDPATYQATYDSALATLQRTEAAVPSAQSKLDRYEGLVKQNAISQQDYDDARSELLQAKAEVAAAKANVETARINLDYTKVKAPISGQVDASSVTVGALVTAQQTTALTTIRTLDPINVDVIQSSTNLLRLRRAIEEGHVKTSGDNISVRLRLEDGSLYGVGGTLSFMESSVDQTTGTFNIRLEFPNPEKLLLPGMYVRGLLEEGVAEGSFLVSQKVVTHTPNGDATAKFVTPEGKVEVRVLSIQRSVGNDWLIDSGIAEGDKLIVEGYSKVGAGQEVSTRDIEQTEVSLLKSGTAMASDRAETNER, from the coding sequence ATGGTTGTCGGGGTAATGACCATGCACCCGCAAACGGTTGCCATTACCGCGGAGCTTCCCGGACGCACCTCTGCGTCCCTGGTTGCGGAAGTTCGCCCGCAGGTGGGCGGGATCATCACCAAGCGCCTCTTCAAGGAAGGGAGCGCGGTGAAGGCAGGTGACGTTCTCTATGAGATCGATCCGGCGACCTATCAGGCGACGTATGATTCCGCTCTCGCCACCTTGCAGCGGACCGAGGCCGCGGTGCCCAGCGCCCAGTCCAAGCTCGATCGCTATGAGGGGTTGGTGAAGCAGAACGCCATTTCCCAGCAGGATTACGATGACGCCCGCTCGGAATTGCTCCAGGCGAAGGCCGAGGTCGCTGCCGCCAAGGCGAATGTGGAAACGGCCCGGATCAATCTCGACTACACCAAGGTGAAGGCGCCGATTTCCGGGCAGGTGGATGCCTCATCGGTCACGGTTGGCGCGTTGGTGACGGCGCAACAGACCACGGCGCTGACGACAATCCGTACCCTCGATCCGATCAACGTGGATGTGATCCAGTCGAGCACCAATCTTCTGCGGTTGCGCCGTGCGATCGAGGAAGGCCACGTGAAGACGAGTGGCGACAATATTTCGGTTCGTCTGCGGCTTGAGGACGGGTCGCTCTATGGTGTCGGCGGCACGCTGTCCTTCATGGAGAGTAGCGTCGATCAGACCACCGGAACCTTTAACATCCGCCTCGAATTCCCCAATCCCGAGAAGCTCCTGTTGCCGGGCATGTATGTACGTGGCCTCCTTGAGGAGGGCGTTGCGGAAGGAAGCTTCCTGGTGTCCCAGAAGGTTGTGACGCATACGCCGAACGGGGATGCGACGGCCAAGTTCGTCACGCCGGAAGGCAAGGTCGAGGTTCGGGTTCTGTCGATCCAGCGTTCCGTCGGCAATGACTGGCTGATCGACAGCGGGATCGCGGAGGGCGACAAGCTCATTGTCGAGGGATACTCCAAGGTCGGCGCAGGTCAGGAGGTCTCCACGCGAGACATCGAGCAGACAGAAGTCAGCCTTTTGAAGTCTGGCACCGCGATGGCGTCCGACCGCGCCGAAACGAACGAACGCTGA
- the der gene encoding ribosome biogenesis GTPase Der: MNATVAIIGRPNVGKSTLFNRLVGKRLALVDDTPGVTRDRRPGEARLGDLRFTIVDTAGLEDADNASLAGRMRKQTEEAIADADVVLFVIDARAGVTPLDAHFAEVARKIARPVILLANKAEGRAGEPGVYESYGLGLGDPVPFSAEHGEGLSELYDRLREIFDATEAEQGEADEAETDIVLDPELDEDEEEEDLTGTAERPLRIAVAGRPNAGKSTLINKLLGEDRLLTGPEAGITRDSISVDWEWRERHVKLFDTAGMRRKARVQEKLEKLSVADALRAIKFAEVVVVTLDAQIPFEKQDLQIIDLVVREGRALVIAFNKWDTIEDRNEAWTEIKYKAERYLNQVRGVAMVPISATTGYGLDKLMEAVFDAYKMWNARVSTARLNRWLEGVVAHHPPPAVAGRRIKLRYLTQAKARPPHFVVFCSRPEQLPEAYLRYLVNGIRETFKLPGTPIRLSFRKGENPYANKAKKRR, translated from the coding sequence GTGAACGCGACCGTCGCCATTATCGGCCGCCCCAATGTGGGCAAGTCGACCCTGTTCAACCGTCTTGTCGGCAAGCGCCTTGCGCTTGTGGACGATACGCCCGGTGTCACGCGTGACCGCCGTCCCGGCGAAGCGCGCCTTGGCGATCTGCGTTTCACCATCGTCGATACGGCGGGGCTGGAGGACGCGGATAATGCGAGCCTTGCCGGGCGCATGCGCAAGCAGACCGAAGAAGCCATCGCGGATGCGGATGTCGTTCTGTTCGTGATCGACGCCCGCGCTGGTGTGACCCCGCTCGACGCGCATTTCGCCGAGGTGGCGCGCAAGATCGCGCGTCCGGTGATCCTGCTCGCCAACAAGGCGGAGGGACGTGCGGGCGAGCCGGGGGTCTATGAATCCTACGGTCTCGGGCTTGGCGATCCCGTGCCGTTTTCCGCCGAGCATGGCGAGGGCTTGAGCGAGCTTTACGACCGCCTTCGCGAGATCTTCGATGCGACGGAAGCCGAACAAGGCGAGGCTGACGAAGCGGAGACCGACATCGTTCTCGACCCCGAGCTGGACGAGGACGAAGAGGAAGAGGATCTGACCGGCACGGCGGAACGTCCCTTGCGGATTGCCGTCGCTGGGCGTCCGAATGCGGGCAAGTCCACGCTCATCAACAAGCTCTTGGGCGAGGACCGCCTTCTGACGGGCCCGGAGGCCGGCATCACCCGCGATTCCATCTCGGTGGACTGGGAATGGCGTGAGCGGCATGTGAAGCTGTTTGATACGGCTGGCATGCGGCGCAAGGCGCGTGTGCAGGAAAAGCTTGAAAAGCTCTCCGTGGCCGATGCGTTGCGCGCGATCAAGTTCGCGGAAGTGGTGGTCGTGACGCTCGATGCACAGATCCCGTTTGAAAAGCAGGATCTCCAGATCATCGACCTGGTGGTCCGAGAGGGCCGTGCGCTGGTCATCGCCTTCAACAAATGGGACACGATCGAAGACCGCAACGAGGCCTGGACTGAGATCAAGTACAAGGCGGAGCGCTATCTCAACCAGGTGCGCGGCGTAGCGATGGTGCCGATTTCGGCAACCACTGGCTATGGGCTCGACAAGCTGATGGAAGCCGTTTTCGATGCCTACAAGATGTGGAACGCGCGCGTTTCCACCGCGCGTCTCAATCGCTGGCTGGAAGGCGTCGTCGCCCACCATCCGCCCCCGGCGGTTGCGGGCCGTCGGATCAAGCTGCGTTACCTGACACAGGCAAAGGCCCGTCCGCCGCACTTCGTGGTGTTCTGCTCGCGGCCCGAGCAGTTGCCGGAAGCCTATCTGCGTTATCTGGTCAATGGCATCCGCGAGACCTTCAAGCTGCCAGGCACGCCAATCCGTCTGTCATTCCGCAAGGGCGAGAACCCTTACGCCAACAAGGCGAAAAAGCGCAGATAG
- a CDS encoding L,D-transpeptidase, producing the protein MLRKILLGLLLTVGCSQLAAANANSNFGYEGPSIVAVVDISDQRLAVYNSGVLLHKWKVSTGRRGYITPVGRYKPYRVHKMWRSRKYDNAPMPYSVFFHKGWAVHGTNAVSRLGRPASHGCVRLAPKNAKALYRLVRKYGMNDVEIVIRK; encoded by the coding sequence ATGCTTAGAAAGATACTGCTCGGATTGCTTCTGACTGTCGGTTGCTCACAATTGGCAGCAGCGAATGCGAACTCGAATTTCGGATATGAAGGGCCGTCCATCGTCGCGGTGGTCGATATCTCCGACCAGAGGCTCGCCGTCTACAATTCCGGCGTCCTCCTGCACAAGTGGAAGGTCTCGACCGGGCGGCGCGGCTACATCACGCCGGTGGGGCGTTACAAACCGTACCGCGTCCACAAGATGTGGCGCTCGCGCAAATACGACAATGCGCCCATGCCCTATTCGGTGTTCTTCCACAAGGGCTGGGCCGTCCATGGCACCAACGCCGTCAGCCGCCTTGGTCGCCCGGCCTCGCATGGCTGCGTCCGCCTTGCGCCCAAGAACGCCAAGGCGCTTTACCGCCTTGTGCGCAAATACGGCATGAACGACGTGGAAATCGTGATCCGCAAATAG
- a CDS encoding tetratricopeptide repeat protein, whose amino-acid sequence MSDIFREVDEDLRRDRYGKLWKRFAPYIIGVAVLIVVGTGGYRYWEYSQGQKSAQAGDEFLTAIDAGNAGDHDQALQELAKLSNSIGGYPMLARMREAGEMAAAGDKEKALQSFSAIANDTSVDQQFRDVAAIRAGYLAVDLETRDQVADRVEALTDDANAMRATAWEIMGLAAWKAGDLGDAEKWFSMILEDASTPADVTTRARMMQSLIEAAKGPAVATGDDAAAGDEGNSQ is encoded by the coding sequence ATGTCCGACATTTTTCGCGAGGTCGATGAAGACCTTCGGCGCGATCGTTATGGCAAACTGTGGAAACGGTTCGCGCCCTATATCATCGGCGTTGCGGTGCTGATCGTCGTGGGTACGGGTGGCTACCGGTACTGGGAGTATTCGCAGGGTCAGAAGTCGGCTCAGGCCGGTGACGAGTTTCTGACGGCCATTGATGCGGGCAATGCGGGCGATCACGACCAGGCCCTGCAGGAACTCGCGAAGCTCTCCAATTCCATTGGCGGCTATCCGATGCTGGCGCGCATGCGCGAGGCGGGAGAGATGGCGGCCGCGGGGGACAAGGAAAAAGCCCTTCAGTCCTTCAGCGCCATCGCCAATGACACATCCGTCGATCAGCAGTTCCGCGATGTGGCCGCCATTCGGGCCGGGTATCTCGCCGTCGATCTGGAAACCCGCGATCAGGTGGCTGACCGTGTGGAGGCTCTGACGGATGACGCCAATGCGATGCGGGCAACCGCATGGGAAATCATGGGGCTCGCGGCCTGGAAGGCCGGAGACTTGGGCGATGCCGAAAAGTGGTTCTCGATGATCCTTGAGGACGCGTCCACGCCTGCCGACGTGACCACGCGGGCGCGTATGATGCAGTCGCTGATCGAAGCGGCAAAAGGGCCGGCTGTTGCCACAGGCGACGATGCTGCCGCCGGCGATGAAGGGAATAGTCAGTGA
- a CDS encoding NnrU family protein, with the protein MLLAKAIGFWGKLEGTVEILVLGLVVFFAAHMVPTRPALRSALVERVGALGYRAAHSVVALVGFALIVYGYGMARDQGPALVYDPPYWMRHVTMLLMLIAFIVLPASFLPGKIKAAVKHPMLVAVKAWALSHLLVNGDLASLVLFASFLAWAVYDRISMKRRPAPAPVKGPIVNDILVVVIGVVLYAAFVMKLHLWLIGVPVIG; encoded by the coding sequence ATGTTGCTCGCCAAGGCCATCGGATTTTGGGGCAAACTGGAGGGTACCGTGGAAATTCTGGTTCTTGGGCTCGTCGTCTTCTTTGCGGCGCATATGGTTCCGACGCGCCCAGCACTGCGCAGCGCGCTGGTGGAGCGTGTCGGTGCGCTTGGGTACCGCGCTGCGCACAGCGTCGTTGCTTTGGTCGGGTTTGCGCTCATCGTCTATGGATATGGCATGGCGCGCGATCAGGGGCCTGCGCTCGTCTATGACCCGCCCTACTGGATGCGCCACGTCACGATGCTGCTGATGCTCATCGCATTCATCGTGTTGCCGGCGAGCTTTCTGCCGGGAAAGATCAAGGCGGCGGTCAAGCATCCCATGCTCGTCGCGGTAAAGGCCTGGGCGCTGTCGCACCTGCTGGTGAACGGCGATCTCGCGTCCCTGGTTTTGTTTGCCTCGTTCCTGGCCTGGGCCGTCTATGATCGTATCTCGATGAAGCGGCGGCCTGCGCCTGCGCCCGTAAAGGGGCCGATCGTGAATGACATTCTCGTCGTGGTGATCGGCGTCGTGCTTTACGCGGCCTTTGTGATGAAGCTGCATCTGTGGCTGATCGGCGTTCCGGTCATCGGCTGA
- a CDS encoding PQQ-binding-like beta-propeller repeat protein: MKFLPSDGIGRGGRFRAAGAVILAAAVLSGCSSVSALNPFGEKEEILPGERQPLFDGANALDNAGFERKTASIPGASGGGDWSQAGGNAQNNPGHVAMAGNGARAWKATLAGGSYKLSSFGSSAPRVSARPVSYQGRIYVYEQNGTVTALSTAGGRQWTANLRPEGESDTALGGGIAADGGRIFVATGYGSMAALNPGNGGQLWSVSLEAPARGAPTAVGGKVFVVTQTNEVVALNAEDGSQVWSYAGIPETAGLLSSANPAVSGNKIVVPFSSGEVTALDAKDGTPEWSDAVSRSYRTAAVSGLADVSASPVIAGGTVIATGVGGRTIAVSLKSGERLWEQNIGSVHTPVVAGNAVFLIDLNDRLAALDLKSGKPMWVTQLPVVRTKKKQSNWAGPVLAGNSLWMFSSDGRMGQVNPTDGTIISNRETSERIFMSPIVAGGRLITVSGKGDIVAYN, encoded by the coding sequence ATGAAGTTCCTGCCTTCTGACGGTATTGGCCGCGGAGGCCGCTTTCGGGCGGCAGGCGCGGTGATTCTCGCAGCCGCCGTTCTCAGCGGCTGTTCTTCCGTCTCCGCACTCAATCCGTTCGGCGAGAAGGAAGAGATCCTTCCCGGTGAACGTCAGCCGCTCTTCGACGGCGCGAACGCGCTCGACAATGCCGGTTTCGAGCGCAAGACGGCCTCCATTCCCGGCGCAAGCGGCGGTGGCGACTGGAGCCAGGCCGGCGGCAATGCGCAGAACAATCCCGGCCATGTCGCGATGGCCGGCAACGGCGCGCGCGCCTGGAAGGCGACGCTCGCAGGCGGCTCCTACAAGCTTTCCAGCTTCGGCAGCTCCGCGCCGCGTGTCTCCGCGCGTCCCGTTTCCTATCAGGGCCGGATCTATGTCTACGAGCAGAACGGCACGGTCACGGCGCTTTCCACCGCCGGTGGTCGCCAGTGGACGGCGAACCTGCGTCCGGAAGGTGAAAGCGACACGGCGCTGGGCGGCGGCATTGCCGCCGACGGCGGCCGGATCTTCGTCGCCACCGGCTACGGCTCGATGGCCGCTCTGAACCCGGGCAATGGCGGACAGCTATGGTCGGTTTCGCTTGAGGCGCCCGCACGCGGCGCACCGACGGCGGTTGGGGGCAAGGTCTTCGTCGTCACGCAGACGAACGAAGTCGTCGCGCTGAACGCCGAGGACGGATCGCAGGTGTGGTCCTATGCCGGCATTCCGGAAACCGCGGGCCTGCTCTCATCGGCCAATCCCGCGGTTTCGGGCAACAAGATCGTCGTTCCGTTCTCTTCCGGTGAAGTGACCGCTCTCGATGCCAAGGACGGAACGCCGGAATGGTCGGATGCAGTGAGCCGCTCCTATCGTACGGCGGCGGTCTCGGGGCTGGCGGACGTCTCGGCCAGCCCGGTGATCGCGGGCGGCACGGTCATCGCCACTGGCGTCGGTGGGCGCACCATTGCGGTGAGCCTGAAGAGCGGCGAGCGTCTTTGGGAACAGAATATCGGGTCGGTTCACACGCCGGTTGTTGCCGGTAACGCTGTCTTCCTGATCGATCTGAACGACAGGCTGGCTGCGCTTGATCTGAAGTCCGGCAAGCCGATGTGGGTTACCCAGCTTCCCGTGGTGCGCACCAAAAAGAAGCAGTCCAACTGGGCGGGTCCGGTTCTGGCCGGAAACAGCCTCTGGATGTTCTCCAGCGACGGACGCATGGGGCAGGTCAACCCGACCGACGGGACGATCATTTCCAACCGCGAAACCTCGGAACGCATCTTCATGTCTCCGATCGTTGCGGGCGGTCGCCTGATCACGGTCAGCGGAAAAGGCGATATCGTCGCCTATAACTGA
- the panB gene encoding 3-methyl-2-oxobutanoate hydroxymethyltransferase, with product MSSHGQTRRLTAVDIANRKGGEPIVSLTAYHAHTARLVDRHADFMLVGDSLGMVMHGLESTVPVTVEMMILHGQAVVRGSERALVVVDLPFGSYEAEPAEAFRTASRVMKETGCGAIKLEGGRHIAPTIRYLTDRGVPVLAHIGLTPQAVNTMGGYKVQGRDESKWVDLEADAAAVAEAGAFGVVLEGLVEPLAARITQQIAIPTIGIGASSACDGQILVLEDMLGLSPRVPKFVKTYGRLGDAIDSALSDYAQEVRARTFPAPEYVYGMPKKVASNE from the coding sequence ATGTCCTCACATGGACAGACCCGCCGCTTGACGGCTGTCGATATCGCCAATCGCAAGGGGGGAGAGCCGATCGTTTCGCTGACCGCCTACCATGCGCACACGGCGCGGCTTGTCGATCGCCATGCGGATTTCATGCTGGTGGGGGATTCGCTGGGCATGGTCATGCACGGTCTTGAATCGACCGTTCCCGTCACGGTGGAGATGATGATCCTGCATGGACAGGCGGTTGTGCGCGGGTCCGAGCGCGCCCTGGTGGTGGTTGATCTGCCGTTCGGCTCCTATGAAGCGGAACCGGCGGAAGCCTTCCGCACCGCCTCGCGGGTGATGAAGGAAACCGGCTGCGGGGCGATCAAGCTGGAAGGCGGACGCCACATCGCGCCGACGATCCGCTATCTGACCGACCGCGGTGTGCCGGTTCTGGCGCATATCGGATTGACGCCGCAGGCGGTGAACACGATGGGCGGCTACAAGGTGCAGGGGCGCGACGAGAGCAAATGGGTCGATCTGGAAGCCGACGCGGCAGCCGTCGCCGAGGCCGGGGCCTTCGGTGTCGTGCTTGAGGGGCTGGTGGAGCCGCTTGCTGCGCGCATCACGCAACAGATCGCCATTCCCACGATCGGCATCGGGGCGTCGAGCGCCTGCGACGGCCAGATCCTCGTTCTGGAGGATATGCTGGGTCTGTCGCCGCGCGTTCCGAAATTCGTCAAGACCTATGGTCGCCTTGGCGATGCGATTGATTCTGCGCTTTCCGATTACGCGCAGGAAGTCCGCGCGCGGACCTTCCCGGCGCCGGAATATGTGTATGGAATGCCGAAAAAGGTCGCCTCCAACGAATAG